agATTTCGATAGACTTTTTATATAATGTGATGCGCATAGAATAAAGTGGACCACTAACTCAAAAGCCATGTCTAATCTTTTGGACGAAAATGCCCTTGTGTTTAGTGAGATGCATGTACTTGGTGGCCCAGGAAGGCCATGCCATGCGTCCATAAATAGGAGCCCCCTATGCTGCAATTCTTCCCTGTTCTCTCCTTCCCTCTCCTACCCCTCTTAAAACAAGTTTCTGTAGCCATGATGTCCGTTTTCCCCGCCGGTATCCTGCCCGTACCGATGCCCGAAATCCCGCTTCCCTCGTTCGAAACCGACTTCATGCCATGGGGTTGCGCGGAGCCTGATCTCCTGGCAGCCCATTCTCCCAAACCGGTCATCTCGAGCCCCTCCGGCTCCGACGAATCGACTCAGAACCACCACAACTCGAGCTCCAATAACTCCGATGACCAGAAAACGGGGACAACATCCTCCATCATGGACGAGCGCAAGCGGAGACGGATGATATCGAATCGGGAGTCTGCCCGGAGGTCGCGCATGCGTAAACAAAAGCACCTGGAAAACCTAAGGAACCAAGTGAACCGGTTAAGAATCGAAAACAGGGAACTTACGAACAAACTGCGCTTCGTTCTCTATCACTGTCACAGGGTGCGGACCGATAATGACCGGCTCAGGTCCGAACACTTCGCGTTACTACAAAAGCTTGCGTCGTATAGCGAAATTATGCTCTTGCAGCAGCATCAGCAATTCGTTCCGGCCGCATGGCCATGCAATGCCCTAATTTCATCGGAAAAGATTCCGTCGTTAATCACATAATCTAAGATAAATAAGTATAAACTCGATCGTTAAATGGTGAAAGGTGCATGTATAATTTAAGAAGCACCATGCACTCTGTCTCTAGATCTGTAATTAAGAGGCTCCTAAGTTTGGAAGAGCATTTGGTAGGGGGTTTTTCGTGAATTTTGGAAAAGTATTTGGCTGTTTTGGTAAAAGCCAGAaccttaattattattattatgtgtAAAAGAATTGTTTAGTGCTTTGCTTTTCATTAAAGAAAGCAGTTTCTTTTCGTTTTGCTTTGTCTTTATTTATTGCTCCAACCAGAAATAGTTAGTTCAAACTCCACTTTCACTTATCCCATTGTCTCGATTACATTTGGTACCAATACATCCATCGTCGTTGGATTTATCGAGTTATCCTAACTTTACTACATTATGCAAATCATGTCCTTCGGTAAATTGCATAATGATCTACATAATTTGATCATAGCTATATATCTCATCTCGTGAGATATAATCAGAACACGAATCGaggcatatatacatataaataatcAAGCTCGATGTCATTACTTAGATTAGTTAGGGCAGAGATGGTGAAGTACTATAACCATTTTTGCATTAAGATTGCATGATACATGGGACACTCGTGTCCTTTCAATACCCTAGCAAGCCACATTAATCATTCTTCATCTTGACTTGGAGAAATGAAGTGCAAGAAAAGCTTTGCAGCCTCGATTAACGTTGATTAATCAATAAATACTTTTTATTGGAAGGTGattatttacatttattaACGGATAATGGGGGCCACCAGTTGTGATCAAAGACATAATCCAATTAACCccaattaacaaaaaaaaggatgcTATCGTCACTCTAATATTTGTTTATaactttatattattattaccatatatataaatatataaaatgaagCTTTGATTAATCAATTCATCCACTTATGCACAttatttttgcttttcttttttactttatatcatgtttaaatattttaaaggaTAGATTTAGGTATACAAACAAGGAACAACGGGTATTCCTCGGGCTTGGGCTATTCCACCCCCACCTTTGGCTAATCCACTCCAATTGTTGCTCATCTTATAAAAATGTCccgataatatatattacactCTAATTGATATAGGTAAAACCCTTAAATTACTCACTCAATTCTCATATCTTCCTTTCTAAATCGAACATAACATTTATTTCTATTTgtgaatttttcaatttattctACATATCCAGTTactcaaaattttataaaaaaatatttattaacttCGGGcaataaatgagaaaaaaattataatatttttctagaAAGTCAAATCCCATTTGTCCAGTGTTCCACTACCCATTTAAATGTCTCAACgctagtaaaataaaaaaggaattaAATCTTCATAATCAAAGGGAAAGtttttcatgagaaaacaaaagcaaGATCATCTAAATTTATGAAACGTTATTTTAACTTTCTAAAGTCTATATTAATTGtgacttttttattatttttaaatatttttctacaaAATGCATACAAGTAAtgagtttatatttttttaaataatagattTACACATTTGTGCTTGTGTAGTCATGATCTTTAgtttcttttgattttattattgatGAATTTAAATTTCTACTAATATGTGCAATTCAATTAGCTATTTTATTCTTATATGaagaattaatattatataaaacgCCCGGAAGAAAACGACCaaagtaaatggagaaaaaaggcatttaatatattatcttCCCCGAAAAAtccatttgaaaatttttctccCTTAGAATAATTGGCCAAGGAGTGAGAACATCATTTCTATGAAGcacttattttcttaaatctttcttttttagttttcCAAGTAAAGAAATTacttttatagatatatatatatatatttcgttgtgtttttattttttgtgcataaaattttttaaccaatTCATATAAGATATTTATGACTTCCGGGAATAAAATCATTTCCTTATCATTCACAATATGAAAATGTAATACTTATTTTAAGTAATATTATGGATAAGTGGATATATAGAAAAGTGAGAAAGTTTTTTATATGGGAAGTTCAATCCAACAATTAAGGAAGAGGTGAGAAATATAGGAGTGATTTAAGGAGCTAATCCATATTTAATTAGAGTAATTAATATGCTAGTAAGGGCATTCTTGTACCGTGGATGACATAGGGGGAGGATTAGCCATTATGAGGGTGGAAATAGCCCTAGCCTATTCCTCGcatctaattaattaagaaaacatAAATCGCTTTTTTAACAGAAAATATGAAGATTTATGCATTTTCTAGCTGTATACGCAAAGCctcctcccttttttttccaagttttaatctaATAATTACAATAGTCGCAACATAAGCGATTTATCAGCTATAACTAGTGATATTAGTAGCTTTTAGGACTATAATATTTTGCGATCAATTTTTAGAAATTGttttaagataaaataataatttccctGGCCgtagataaaataatatatacacaaatCTCTTATTTCATAtcaaatatgtatatttttacttagctttcgaaaaaaaattcataccaTCCGAAAATGCTGGTTTAAAATTCTGAGTTTTTCTATTATGTGAAGAAAGCaacttttatataatttacagATACTTATGTATTAGAACCATGCATGAAGttgtatacacacacacacatatctatatatatatatatatatataattttatactattatttaagttAAATTCTTATGTTATAACTGTTTTAATATTCACTTAAGTTTAACTTTATTATGAActcaaaaatcaattttatgTCTTAtattcaaaaaacaaaaaaagtggCCTTTTATTTGGACTTTTCTTTCCTTGGGAAATTCCATCTACTTCACTAAAAATTTGGGCAACtatattaaaaggaaaaaaaaattccattgtTCCAAGAACTCCGTAGTGTAGCTggctagcaattttatttctagCAAAAATATTAGTTCAAGaaggtaaaataaaaaaaatagtaatgtTATTccacagaaaaaaaatatgtagttttattccttaaaaaaaacttagcttgaaaatgaaataataaactttgaaatttttgaattaaaaaattaaaaattattacaaaaaCCCCAATAGTTTCCCAATGTGGTTAGCACTTAACTACTTTTGACATAATCACCAATATGGGTCAAGATTTAAAAACGACAAAGGCAATCGTGCAATAATTTAAACTATAAAAACAATAATCGAATTTACACTCAGACGAAATTAATCACATTCGCCTGAAACGTGCATGTGCGTAAGTACTAGTATGTATATGCGTTAGTTATTTATTATACAGCTGCATGCAAATTAATTGCCTGATGAAATAAACTCCTTATATGTGCGCGGCGCTCATAAGAGCCAACATCAGAGAGTGAACAGAGAGGGGGCACACCGGCTGGGCGCAGGGGAGGCAGTTGGCCGGGGTAGCCCTCAGCAGGTCACCACGAAGAACACGGGCTTGAAAGTGTAATTATGCTATAGACATTGATCAAGAGAGGTGGAATTATAGGAACCAACGCTTCCATGCCAATGGAACGAGTCTGATGCCAACGGTTCCGAAGCCACTCCGCATAACGGAGGAACACGACCTATAGTATTTTACATTTTCGGGTAGCTAGGCTACTACATGAACCCTCCCCAAGATCGTGAAAGATTAACATTTTCCATGGGCAACAAGCCATTGGAAGCATGCAACAAGCCATTGGAAGCATCACATCCTTTGGATTGGattgaaaatttctttttcaaaactagGCAAAAATCTCCATAGCTAGCCCTACCCAAGTGAATGGGCTGCGGGCCATGATCAGATTGGGCTCGTTAAGTAGTCCATTCGGCCATATCTTGGATTTCGAGTTCCAATTTATTATCGTGATCTATTTCTAACAACATGTGATGCGTCACAAAGATATTTTCTTATCCAAGACATGTACATACCAATGACACGAGCGTCGCAAatctatgtataatataaactgGATTCCATATATGTCTTGATCCAGGGAACACGTATGAGGCCTGTTATGGCCGCGATGTGGCGACGCGAAGGCCTCAAAACATTTCTTGCTCATGCATGCATGGTCCCCTTCCCACTCCAACTTCACACCCATTAAAATTTAGGTGGAAAAGGATCACATGCGTATGCATATCGATCTAtatcatacatacatatatatatatatatataaatataagaaaCTTGATTGTTTCGGAGTACGATTTCGATTTCCTATTCTTGTAATTGTAATTTGTTTTcgtttatattttattatatttttaataaattaattttacttataatacATTCTATTCAACTTTCgataaataaatgaacaaaaaaataagTGCGTTCACATTACTATTTCGTTTTATTagacaaatatattttttaatgataaagtaaataataatattataaaataatacaataaCAAATACGTTGCTTAacgatgaagtaaataataatattataaaataacatATTAATATGTACATTTACTTAAcaatgaagtaaataatatattaatatgtatgtttattttcttatgaGTTTTATAACAAATTAATCTTCATGAATTTTGTAGTAAAATTGATTGACAGCATACTCAATTATGCGAGTGATTTTCTCGCATACTACGGATTCCATTCTACCCCTCCAGGGTAAGTGTTCGGATCTATTATGACATAgtgttttagggttttagatGGTATGAGTACTACGAATTCTATACTACCcatactttcatttttttttatttcactgGATAAATTGtaaacttta
The sequence above is drawn from the Punica granatum isolate Tunisia-2019 chromosome 5, ASM765513v2, whole genome shotgun sequence genome and encodes:
- the LOC116206908 gene encoding basic leucine zipper 4-like, with product MLQFFPVLSFPLLPLLKQVSVAMMSVFPAGILPVPMPEIPLPSFETDFMPWGCAEPDLLAAHSPKPVISSPSGSDESTQNHHNSSSNNSDDQKTGTTSSIMDERKRRRMISNRESARRSRMRKQKHLENLRNQVNRLRIENRELTNKLRFVLYHCHRVRTDNDRLRSEHFALLQKLASYSEIMLLQQHQQFVPAAWPCNALISSEKIPSLIT